In a single window of the Rhodamnia argentea isolate NSW1041297 chromosome 2, ASM2092103v1, whole genome shotgun sequence genome:
- the LOC115737584 gene encoding NDR1/HIN1-like protein 6 → MAEKVYPSKPSPVGAAAPNPPFPSTKAQLYGANRPAYRPQPPRRHRRSCCCSFCMFLTLLVLALLFLAAILATVLFLVYRPHRPTFAVSALKLSYLNVSQSSSTVSSKFDLNVTAKNPNKKLVYYYGPMTISVSSDGVHLGEGSFPSFVHGTKNTTLLETSIASDGGGAIDTAPLAKLTSDMKGKSGLPLEVKLETKVKAKMGSLKTPKVQIRVTCVGIKVRVPSGNATATASTAGAECKVRTRVKIWKWTF, encoded by the coding sequence atggCTGAGAAAGTCTACCCTTCCAAGCCCAGCCCGGTCGGTGCTGCCGCCCCGAACCCACCGTTCCCCTCCACCAAAGCCCAGCTCTATGGCGCCAACCGCCCGGCCTACCGCCCTCAGCCCCCGCGCCGCCACCGCCgcagctgctgctgctccttCTGCATGTTCCTCACCCTCCTTGTCCTCGCCCTTCTCTTCCTCGCCGCCATCCTCGCAACTGTCCTCTTCCTCGTCTACCGCCCCCACCGCCCAACCTTCGCCGTCTCCGCCCTCAAGTTGTCCTACCTCAACGTCTCCCAGTCCTCCTCCACCGTCAGCTCCAAGTTCGACCTCAACGTCACCGCCAAGAACCCCAACAAGAAGCTTGTGTACTACTACGGCCCCATGACCATATCGGTCTCCAGCGACGGGGTGCACCTCGGCGAAGGCTCCTTCCCTTCCTTCGTGCATGGGACCAAGAACACCACGTTGCTGGAGACCTCAATCGCGAGCGACGGCGGCGGAGCGATCGACACGGCACCCCTTGCGAAGCTGACGTCGGACATGAAGGGCAAGAGCGGGCTGCCGTTGGAGGTGAAGCTGGAGACGAAGGTCAAAGCGAAGATGGGGAGCTTGAAGACGCCGAAGGTCCAGATCAGAGTGACGTGCGTGGGGATCAAGGTACGCGTGCCAAGCGGGAACGCGACGGCGACGGCGTCCACGGCGGGGGCGGAGTGCAAGGTCCGCACGAGGGTCAAGATTTGGAAATGGACGTTTTGA
- the LOC115737578 gene encoding protein HOTHEAD, with protein MALVGATTAPPPVKLSVSLLLFLICLCLLSPCQGKPNYSEYRYPFIRKASTFSSSLSFSSSANNAYDYIIVGGGTAGCPLAATLSQNFSVLLLERGGVPFANVNVSLLENFHLTLADLSKTSASQFFSSTDGVLNSRGRVLGGGTCINAGFYTRASTEFIRKVGWDEKLVSKSYPWVEKQIVHRPDFAPWQQAFKDSLLDVGVSPFNGFTYDHLYGTKVGGTIFDRYGRRHTAAELLATANPQKLTVLIYATVQKIVFDTRGKRPKAVGVVFKDENGNDHQAFLKSNLQSEVILSSGAIGSPQLLLLSGIGPKADLEKLNISTVLDQEFVGKDIADNPMNTIFVPTRRPIRQSLIQTVGITKLGVYLEASNGFGQSKDSIRCHHGIVSAEIGQLSTIPPKQRTPEAIQAYKRSKRDLPHEVFHGGFILEKIANPLSKGELRLINTNVDDNPLITFNYFSHPYDLERCVDGIRLATKVVQSKYFTELTRVNKQTTEKLLNISVKASVNLIPKHTNDTKSLEQFCRDTVITIWHYHGGCQVGKVVDHENKVLGIDQLRVVDGSTFSESPGTNPQATVMMMGRYMGAAILRKRLGRAAAV; from the exons ATGGCTCTGGTTGGAGCAACCACAGCACCACCGCCAGTCAAGCTCTCTGTTTCTTTACTCCTCTTCCTCATTTGCCTGTGCTTGCTCTCTCCTTGTCaag GGAAACCAAATTACTCGGAGTACAGGTACCCATTCATCCGGAAGGCAAGCACATTCTCATCGTCCTTGTCGTTTTCATCGAGCGCCAACAACGCCTACGACTACATCATCGTGGGTGGTGGCACCGCCGGGTGTCCCCTGGCGGCCACCCTCTCTCAGAACTTCAGTGTCCTGCTGCTTGAAAGAGGGGGTGTCCCGTTTGCAAATGTCAATGTCTCTCTCTTAGAGAATTTTCACCTCACCCTGGCGGACCTGTCGAAGACCTCAGCCTCACAGTTCTTCAGCTCCACGGACGGCGTTCTCAATTCCCGGGGTAGGGTCTTGGGCGGCGGCACCTGCATCAATGCCGGGTTCTATACCAGAGCAAGCACAGA GTTCATTAGAAAGGTAGGTTGGGACGAGAAATTGGTGAGCAAGTCGTACCCGTGGGTCGAGAAGCAGATTGTCCATAGACCGGACTTTGCGCCTTGGCAACAGGCATTCAAGGACAGTCTTTTGGACGTTGGGGTGTCACCTTTTAACGGGTTCACCTACGATCATTTATATGGGACCAAAGTGGGGGGCACCATTTTTGATAGGTACGGCCGGCGCCACACTGCTGCCGAGCTTCTTGCCACTGCAAATCCTCAGAAGCTTACTGTATTGATATATGCGACAGTGCAAAAGATTGTGTTCGACACAAGAG GGAAGCGACCAAAGGCGGTGGGAGTCGTCtttaaagatgaaaatggaaatgaCCATCAAGCTTTTCTCAAGAGCAATCTGCAGAGCGAAGTAATACTATCTAGTGGAGCTATTGGAAGCCCCCAATTGCTCCTGCTCAGCGGCATCGGACCAAAAGCCGACCTTGAAAAATTGAACATATCCACAGTCCTGGACCAGGAATTTGTTGGGAAAGACATAGCGGACAACCCTATGAACACCATTTTTGTACCCACACGTAGACCGATCCGCCAGTCACTCATTCAGACCGTTGGGATCACCAAGTTGGGAGTCTATCTTGAAGCTAGCAATGGATTTGGGCAATCTAAAGATAGTATCCGCTGCCACCATGGAATCGTGTCAGCAGAG ATCGGGCAGTTATCCACCATACCCCCGAAACAAAGAACTCCAGAAGCCATTCAAGCCTATAAACGAAGCAAAAGGGACCTGCCTCATGAGGTGTTTCATGGAGGCTTCATCCTCGAAAAGATTGCCAACCCCTTGTCCAAAGGCGAGCTAAGGCTGATTAACACCAACGTTGACGACAACCCTCTGATCACCTTCAACTATTTCAGCCACCCTTATGACCTGGAGCGGTGTGTTGACGGCATTCGCCTGGCCACCAAGGTCGTGCAGTCCAAGTACTTCACGGAATTGACACGAGTGAACAAGCAAACCACGGAGAAGCTGCTCAACATCAGCGTCAAGGCTAGTGTCAACCTCATCCCCAAGCACACCAACGACACCAAGTCCCTCGAGCAGTTCTGCAGGGACACAGTGATCACGATCTGGCACTACCATGGAGGATGCCAAGTAGGCAAGGTGGTGGACCATGAGAACAAGGTCCTTGGCATTGACCAGCTCAGAGTCGTCGATGGTTCGACATTCAGCGAGTCCCCAGGGACTAATCCGCAAGCCACTGTCATGATGATGGGCAG GTATATGGGAGCTGCAATCTTGAGAAAAAGACTGGGACGAGCAGCTGCAGTGTGA